The following nucleotide sequence is from Cricetulus griseus strain 17A/GY chromosome 9, alternate assembly CriGri-PICRH-1.0, whole genome shotgun sequence.
TGTGGgaagatgagatggctcagtggagagaGGAgttggccaccaagcctgatgacctccgTTTGAAACCCAAAGACCcaggtggtggaaggagagaaccgactccctcAAGTTATCATCCAACCCCACATGCCCACCATgtgtacacagagacagagacagagacatagacagagttagagacagagacagagacagagacagagagatgccataattcctttttaaacagaaatcccaccaaaagccaaaagagaaaGAGTCATCCAGTGAGACCACCAGGTGCTGAGAATAATTATGTGAATCCATGTGTCCTCCAGCTAGGTTTCTGATCTGGTAGGAAAAGCAAGCTATGAACCCCCCACAATGTAATGCCACTTCTAATCCTAACAGCcttgtgttttgctttatttttataggaAGGGTCTCCCTACAGTCCTACCTGGCCTGCAATTCCCtatgtggaccaggttggcctcgaactactgagctctgcttgcctctgcctcctgtgtgctgggattaaagacgtgtgccccTACATCTGGCCTCTTAGTGTGATGTGTCTTAATGTGAAATGCATAGCTGTAGCTCATTTTAATCTTTCAGAGTCcgattttatcttatttttattgacaaataaaattataaaggtaATATTTATGTTTGAATCTTTTTAACATCAGATGGGATATCCTCATACTGTGTTAGTTACCTCTCTTGCCAGCATGTCCAATATCTGATGAAAAGAAACTTAATGAAGAACAGCTTATTATGGCTCACAGTTTTgctgttttgaaatatttattatttttattttatatctgggAGCCAGAGAGCATGCAtgttcaccatgtgtgtgcagtgcccgtggaggccagaagagggcgtcagatcccctgcaactggagtcgCAGGCAGTGAGCTCCAAGAGGTGGGTGTTGAGAATGGAACCCCAGGCTTCTGCAAGAGGAACGAGAGCTCTTCATGGCTGTATTGGCTCACCATTTGAGGGTTCGGTTCCCCATGGCCAGGTAAACATGGTAGCAGGAATAAGAAACATTGCatcagcagccaggaagcaaataTGAGATGGGACCCGGCATCAAGGTTGACTCTCAGTGACTCACATCCTCCAGCCAGACTCCACCCCCTAAAGGTACTCCTCCTTCTAAAACAGCACCCGCCATTGGGGAGACCACGTGTTGAAACACATGAGCATGTGGAGAAAATTTCATACTCAAATCACAACATACCCTAAATCAGTTGATTGACAGGagattaaaatttaatgttttccttctgaAATTTGCTTTTTCCTTGGTTCAGTTGGCAATTCTACTTGCACGGGAAAGATGTCATCACCATGCTTTTGAACTCCAATCCAGCTGCTATGTCAATGGAAAAACACAATGCTACCTACTCAATACACGGAGCAAGTCAAAAATTTGGCTGTGGTCAAAGATACATTAGAGAATTGTGAAGTCATCCACACATCCAGGCAGGACCATCCCAGCAATAGAATCTTTTAGAATGATTTTGACTTACTGGTGCCCTGAGGTCTTCAAGACCACTAGGGTAGAAACGCTCCCCAAGTTATTGGGTAAATGAAGTCATATAGAGGTCAGGGGGTAAAGGTGCCTCGTCTCTGAATGAAGACACGAACTAAGGCAGCTTTGACCtccttgttcctcaggctgtagatgagGGGGTTGAACATGGGAGTCACCATGGTGTATGACAGGGACACCACTTGCTTGCTCTCAGGAGAGTAGCTGGACTTGGGGCGCAAGTGGATGACCCCCGTTGTGCCATAAAACAGAATTACCACGATGAGGTGGGAGGCACAGGTGGACAGGGCCTTGTGGCGCCCAGAAGCTGATGGCATCTGAAGGACGGCAGCCAGAATCCTGGTATAGGACATGACTATGAGACAGACTGGAATGATCATAATTAACACCGTGGCCACGAACACACTGGCCTCGAAGACTCTGGTGTCTGCACACACCAGGCTCAGCAGAGGTGCTATGTCACAGAGGTAGTGCCGAATGCCCCGAGACCCACAGTATGGGAAGTTGAAGAGCCAGATGGTGAAGACCAGAGACACGGGGATTCCTGCCAGCCAGCAGGTGgtggccagcaggtggcacagccTCAAGCTCATGATGGTGCCATAGTGCAGTGGCCTGCAAATGGCCAGGAAGCGATCCCAGGCCATGACTGTGAGGAGCAAGCACTCAGTTGTGACACAGGACAGCACAAGGAGCAGCTGCAGGGCACAGCTCGTGGGGTACATCCCGCGTCCAGGTCGCAGCAGAGTCACCAGCAGACGGGGCGCCACGTCCAGTGAGAAGCAGATCTCCACGAGCGCGAGCTGACGCAGGAACAAGTACATGGGCACACGCAGGCCTGGGTCCAGGCTGGTGAGCAGGACGATGAGCGTGTTGCCCAGCAACGTGAGCAGGAAGGCAGCCAGGAAGAGCACTGCGAGCATTGGGCGCAGGGAGGGCACATGGGCAAAGCCCAGCAGCACAAACTCCAATTCACCAGAGCGGCTGTGATTGGTCAAGGGAGGAGCTGCCCAGAATGGTGGCATGGGCCCGGGATGCGAGGGCACTGAGCTAAGGACCAGGGAGGATCGCTATGGAGTACcagagggaggagaagatgaAGGAAAAATTGTACATTGTGAGTCTCAACTTTCACATTCCCTAGTTTATGGAGTTTATGGAATGGTAAATCAAGCCAAAGGCTGACCATGGACAGTGCCCTGGTGTGTGGGATGAAGCAAAGCAATCTCACCCACCGACCTAGCCTGTCTTTACCCTTGCATCCTCattcttcaaaaaacaaacaaacaaaaaccttagaGCATCtctctaagtagccctggctgtctggaactcattctgcagaccagactgtcctggaactcacagagatcctcctgcctctggcgaTCAACACCATGCCTGTGAGATGGTTCTTGGCTAGCTCTCCGTCCTGGTCCCTTCTGCACTTCTAGCTCACTAGGATTTGTTTCCAGAACCTTTTCATCTCTGGTCCCTGATCTTTCCTTCTCACTGCACGACCTTCGTCACACAGGCAGCCTGGGTTAAACTTAGTGTGTAACACAACCAAAACGAAACAAACTGATATAAATGTGAGAAATGGATTTGTGAGAGAGTAAGACCTCGGGGTGGGAAGGACAGAGCAGAGGGTGAGCTGACAGTGATCAGAATTATATATGTAcctatatatatgctatatatgaaagtgtcaaagaacaaatttaggaaaaaagtcatcaagaaaggaaaaaaagaaagaaatttggttgagttttgttttgggggctttgtttatttgtttgttgtttggtttgggggtttggttttgttcttttgagacagtcctggatgtcctggaacccacagtgtagaccaggctggcctcaaactcctagagatTCACCTGtccccgtctctgcctcccaagggttggTAATTAAGGcctgggccaccaccaccacaccgaGACACAGATGTAGCCTATTGGCCCTGATAGCATGAGCTGATATTCCAGCACGAGGGTGATGGAGTCAGGaacatcaggaattcaaggccatctccAACTTTGTAGAGTtgtgggccagcctggactacgtgGGACCCtgtgtgaaaatataaaataggaaatagGATTAGATGGGAGAGCAccggggtgggagggaaggagagggggggagagagaaggggggatgaagggagaggaggggaaaggggaaggaaggggagaggggtgaGGAGTCACAGTATAATGACATAGAAAATATTCAGGGAATATTGTTCTCCAAAACACAAGTTGTGGAATAAGAAGAACAAAGTGGTATCTGGGCTTTGCTTCCTATAGCTGTGATGGAACTCCATGACCAAAGCaccatggggaggaaaggggtcaTTTGGCCCATGTATCTACTTTGTagtcattgaaggaagtcaggaaaggagcTCAAAGAAGGCTAGAACCTGGAGGCACGAGTtcatgcagaggctatggaggagtgttgcttactgtcTTGGTCCATATGGCTTGCTTACAGAACCTGGGACCACAGACCCAGGAATTGAGGATCCTCAATGGGCTTGACCCGCCCACATCAATCTCTGATTAAGAAAacaccctacaggcttgcctacaacgctgtcttagggaggcattttcctAACTGAcactcccttctctcagatgactttagcctgTGTCAACTTGACCTAGAACTATCCAGCACAGACGGTATGATACAAAACACATCACAGTTACCTTGTTTTTCTCTCAGGCCCACATGTACAGGGAGAAATGTCCCATAAATGTAGGAAAGGATACACCCTAAAACAAGATGGAGATTCCTCTCAAAGATGAGGACCCTGGTTAGAAAGAACAGTCAGGGaatttaggtttggtctttttagattgtgggctggcaagatggcccagtgggagAAGGTGCTTGCTGTCACGTCTGACAATTTGAGTTTGATGTCTAGAATCCACacggtggaaagagagaactttcaagttgtcctctgataacCACACTGCACTGtgacacgcacatacacacacacacacacacacacacacacacacacacacaccacaaacacacacacacacacacacccctccaacacatacacacacaaataaatgtaattttaaaatataagtttcAGGTAAAAAATTACTGTAAACAAAtcactcttttctttatttttattttgtgtgcatttgcatgtaaATCAGCTTGAGGGTGTtggcttccctggaactagagttgcagacagttgtcagccatgtgggtgctgggaattgaacctgggacttctggaagagcagacagtcctcttaaccactgagccatctctccagcccacaaaccactcttaaggacagtagatggccaacaaaaaatgaattcaatggcatctttggggaTTTGCTATCACATAAATTCTGTGTCAaggctttatttctttattcttttgggaggggttgagatagggtttctctgtataaaagccctatctgtcctggaactcactttgtagaccagactgaccttgacctcatagagatcagcctgcttctgcctcccaagtgctggggttaaaggaatgtgccaccaccgtctggcttattcatttatttctaacTTACATGTCTTTTGTGTATACATTACAACTTCCAGatctgtgtttttatgggattcctgtgtgtactaatatttgtgtctctgtgtctaccTGTGTTTCTGGTGCTTTTTCTCTGGCTTTTCTTCTGCTTGTTTTATCCTACTCCAGTTTGCTTGTGTTTCTTTATCTTACTGTATTTATGATTGTTCTTTAGATGCCtcattgttttctaaggagaagACCTGTGGATTAGCACCTGTAAAAATTTGGGGAGAGGAAACTCTatgaaaaaatatctattttcaataaaagaaatacagaaaaaaggaTTACTGTAAGGACAAAAAAAGTATCAAAGCTCACTCCATCCACACTCTTTATGGCCTGGAATTGGGGTCTGCAGACCTTAAATCCCGGACCTCCCAGGCTGCGGATGCAGGTATAGAATTGATTTTAATCATCATGgggcattttattatttattattttttatttgtcaaaTGGAGTCATTCAACTAGAATCAGGGCTATGGCACACAATCCTTAAATTCTCCATCACCCAAAGAGGAAAGTCAGATCCTTTTTGTATCTCAAAGAGTTATCTTCAGGGATTACGTTTCTGGTCCACTCCTGAGCTGAGAAATTCATTCAGCAGCACCTAACCAGCATTCTTGTAGTGAAttagagcattttaaaatatgatcatGGCATAGACCAAGGATTAGAACTGTTTCTAACATCCCTCTGAACACCATTGTATGCTAAGAATGTGCAAACAACGAACACAACAccctatttctattttttttcttaagaccgggtctcactatgtagccaaggttgttctggaactcacaatgtagctcagactggcctccaacttatgGAGATCGCCCCTGACTCAGGCTGACGAGGTCTGGGATTACATGTCCAAGTCACCAGCTCTTTGAGCATACTCCCCACTCACAATCAATATCACCCCCTCATCACTCTTATCTTTATCACCATCAGTAAGACCTCCGGAT
It contains:
- the LOC100759403 gene encoding olfactory receptor 10A7 isoform X2, whose protein sequence is MPPFWAAPPLTNHSRSGELEFVLLGFAHVPSLRPMLAVLFLAAFLLTLLGNTLIVLLTSLDPGLRVPMYLFLRQLALVEICFSLDVAPRLLVTLLRPGRGMYPTSCALQLLLVLSCVTTECLLLTVMAWDRFLAICRPLHYGTIMSLRLCHLLATTCWLAGIPVSLVFTIWLFNFPYCGSRGIRHYLCDIAPLLSLVCADTRVFEASVFVATVLIMIIPVCLIVMSYTRILAAVLQMPSASGRHKALSTCASHLIVVILFYGTTGVIHLRPKSSYSPESKQVVSLSYTMVTPMFNPLIYSLRNKEVKAALVRVFIQRRGTFTP